A window of the Carassius carassius chromosome 36, fCarCar2.1, whole genome shotgun sequence genome harbors these coding sequences:
- the LOC132116545 gene encoding hydroxycarboxylic acid receptor 2-like — MNNSTVNPTIDETSTNLTTFVFNEFDIVDFNILGFGFLFGLLTNTYVIWLILTGAGSGLASEFFILNLSVCGIFFSLFSLLRFFTKLFFKFPSLRLSASFFLGVAITGHPLFQCLICVERYLAVVHPVTFLKYKPLRYRVICCTVAWIITLGSCLICMYTLLIFTQYMYMWFLSVQFLLFLSIQLFCCVAVLIALKQSGPGERGREKVEENHMKRRAFYLILMTTVNTVITYAPLTVATLIFIVTQHLPLILWSVGSICFMLAGFLPPVLYLHRLGKVSCISICNILT, encoded by the coding sequence ATGAATAACTCTACAGTGAACCCCACCATAGATGAAACATCCACCAACCTCACAACATTTGTATTTAATGAATTTGACATTGTAGACTTTAATATTTTGGGCTTCGGTTTCTTGTTTGGTCTTCTTACAAACACCTATGTGATCTGGCTCATCCTCACAGGAGCAGGAAGTGGACTTGCATCAGAGTTCTTTATCCTCAATCTCTCTGTTTGTGGGATCTTTTTCTCTTTGTTCTCTTTGCTAAGGTTTTTTACAAAATTGTTTTTCAAGTTTCCAAGTCTACGATTATCAGCCAGCTTTTTTTTAGGAGTGGCCATCACCGGTCATcctctgtttcagtgtctgatctgtgtTGAGCGTTACCTGGCAGTGGTTCATCCTGTAACCTTTCTGAAGTACAAACCTCTCAGATACAGAGTCATCTGCTGCACTGTGGCCTGGATAATCACTCTTGGTTCTTGTTTAATCTGCATGTACACTTTGCTTATATTTAcccaatatatgtatatgtggttCCTCTCAGTGCAATTTCTGCTCTTCCTCTCCATTCAGTTGTTCTGTTGTGTGGCTGTTCTCATAGCTCTGAAACAGTCAGgaccaggagagagagggagagagaaagtaGAAGAAAACCACATGAAGAGAAGAGCGTTTTATCTCATTTTAATGACTACTGTAAACACAGTTATCACATATGCTCCATTAACTGTAGCTACATTGATATTTATTGTGACACAGCACTTACCTCTGATTCTCTGGTCAGTTGGTAGTATTTGTTTTATGCTGGCTGGATTTTTACCACCGGTTCTTTATCTGCATCGATTGGGAAAAGTCTCCTGCATCAGCATCTGTAACATTTTGACTTAA